The proteins below come from a single Gimesia chilikensis genomic window:
- a CDS encoding phytanoyl-CoA dioxygenase family protein — protein sequence MASPSQSLSQERLSAEEVEKFEQDGYLIFRNLCPESLRQEMLAATKEGLAQVVEPVEYEADVEYPGSPASRQVIGGETVRRLKQAHSRGMSFTDLVNHPAIVNRLTPLLGDDYVMPLAHHNCIMTKQPQFSSDTLWHQDIRFWSFERKELISVWVALGEENRENGCLKVIPGTHRMEFGPERLDERIFLRPDLPENQALIETGVLAELHPGDVLFFHCRTFHAATRNFTDQPKFSAVFTFRPADNPPVPGSRSAALPELIIHTPR from the coding sequence ATGGCATCACCATCACAGTCCCTGTCCCAGGAGCGGCTGTCTGCGGAAGAAGTTGAGAAATTCGAGCAGGACGGCTACCTGATTTTTCGGAATCTCTGTCCCGAATCGCTGCGGCAGGAGATGCTGGCGGCGACGAAAGAAGGGCTGGCGCAGGTTGTGGAGCCGGTCGAGTATGAGGCGGACGTGGAGTATCCCGGTTCGCCCGCGTCGCGGCAGGTGATTGGCGGGGAGACCGTGCGGCGGCTGAAACAGGCGCACAGCCGGGGGATGAGTTTTACCGATCTGGTGAACCACCCGGCGATTGTCAATCGTCTGACTCCGCTGCTGGGGGATGACTACGTGATGCCGCTGGCGCACCATAACTGCATCATGACCAAGCAGCCCCAGTTCAGCAGCGATACGTTGTGGCACCAGGATATCCGTTTCTGGTCGTTCGAGCGGAAAGAGCTGATCAGTGTCTGGGTGGCACTGGGTGAAGAGAACCGGGAAAACGGTTGTCTGAAAGTGATTCCCGGAACTCACCGGATGGAATTCGGTCCTGAGCGTCTGGACGAGCGGATCTTTCTGCGTCCGGACCTGCCGGAGAATCAGGCTCTGATTGAGACCGGTGTGCTGGCAGAACTGCATCCCGGGGATGTGCTGTTTTTCCACTGCCGAACCTTTCATGCGGCGACACGGAACTTTACCGATCAGCCCAAGTTCTCGGCTGTGTTTACGTTCCGGCCGGCTGATAATCCGCCGGTGCCTGGTTCGCGGTCGGCGGCGCTGCCGGAGCTGATTATTCATACGCCGCGCTGA